The sequence below is a genomic window from Scatophagus argus isolate fScaArg1 chromosome 8, fScaArg1.pri, whole genome shotgun sequence.
GCGTGGCACAGGttactgttgtcatttttcCAACGCATCGTACAACTtgccttgctttttttttttttccgttttCCATCCCAACTCATACCTGTTAGCTGGTGCTTTATTTGGTATGACCTTGGTCGAGATTCCAAGCAGGCTGAGTGAACATGAAAAAACtaataatttagtttttttttaattcacatctTTTGTCAAAAGAGTAGCATGGAGCTTCTTTATGTGTGAGCAATGAATGTGTGAGAGAGGCCAAAAATGCAAGTGatgcaataaaaatgttagCAGTGAAGTTGTCAGATGGGCAGTAAATGTACAGCGTAGGTTACAGAGAATAAAGACTTCAGCTTCTCAGGACTACAGAAAAGCTCCTGTGTGATGTTCCCAAAACTGTTGGACACTGAGGTGAGGACACTCAGCTAAGAATCCCGATTACGCTGTGGGGCTACTGCCGCaggggaaaacaaagcagagtcTAAAGTGAGTAGAAacctgcagtggaaaaatgagCCTTCTTCATGGTAACAAGAAACCAGATTTAAGTCCAAAGCCCAAAAAAATGATGTTAGGCTTCCCACTTTGACTCAAAGACGACAAGTCTCCCCGGTGATTACTCAAGTCACAAATGACACAGGAGCCATACAGAATTAtgtaatgcacacacacacacacaaatcaaccCACATGCACTTCAGTAGATCTacttcaagaatttccctccagggattaataaaggaattctgagcTGTGTAAACTGTGTGTAACTTCAGTGCGCTTACCTCCTGCACGACGGGCTGCTGGAACAAGGGAATCAGAGGGTTGGTTCTTGGAATGTCAATGTGGATCTaacaagaaaagacatttttgagaTGTTACTAAGGACAATCATAGCTGGAAACAAGTTTCTGCATATTTTCTATCATATCATAAGTGCTCTTTGGTGTTTACTTATTTTTGTTGTCTGATGGTATGGTAGGAGTCTAAAGGCTTCTCTCcattatttaactttattacctgtctgtatgtgtctttAAAGTTCTCATCTGTTCTGGAGTGGTAATACTGTTCTATGAAGCCAAAGTATTCTTCTCGCTTCCTCTTTAGCACCAGCTCTCTGCGCTCCTTGTTGGCAGGCAGGTAGccctgtcagacacacagaatggaagagaaaacacagagcgCCAGTGAGGGGAGGCTCAGTCATTTGAcatcagagaaaagagaggagataAGGTTGCTCAAGATTTCTGTCAGCATTTTATAAAAAGCAATTTAACCGACTACACTAAAACATGTAAAGTGGACTTTGAAAGAGACAACAGGAAAAGATACGGAGTAGAACATGTGATACTGCAGCTTATCATGGGACTTACAGAGAGAAGTCTCCATGTGACTGGGCGGACTTCTCTTGGTATGCCCGACCAGCTGTGCTTCCGGAGCTCCTCTACAACAGCACAGAGATAACATCCCACATTATCAACACTCTTTTACTCCttagaaaatgaagaaagaaatccAGAATGACAGACGGCACATTCAGGTGACTGCATCCCAGAGCGTAATGCTGGCCTGTAACCAGCAACTACCCTGCATCTACACAATCAAAATGTGTGGCAGTGGTGCACTACTACCAAGGTCAGTGTTGGGACTAGCCAGCAGCTGCTTGAATTTGTCCAGCCGGCTCTTCTCTCGCACCGTCATGGGTGGTGCCCCCGATGCGTTCTGGTCTGAGATGCGAGCCACGAGTGGGATGATGGGACGAACTGGTAGAGTGTGTTGCTTCTGCAGTGTGGAGCGAACTGTAGAGGGCCATGTAATAAAAATGAGAATATCCAAAAAACATACCGAAATAAAAACTTGTGTTttatgaaaacagaagagaagtATAATATTAAAACACCACTCCTTTGAAAATTAAACCAGAAATGTGTGTACTTCATAATCATATTTATTCATCCTGTCAATCCAGACATTTAATTTCCTGCATTACtgcagccaaaacaaattcTACCTTTTGACTGGAAATCatcagctctgttttgtttaaaatggttACATAAAATGTTTCTTATCACTATAATGGAACAGCTATGTTTATTAAACTGAAGTGTTTAGGATGTTTAATAAATAGTAAAAGCGCTTGTGGAACTCATTGCTTGTTTACATCCCAGCCGTAACTTCTGGGGCTATTGGACATTTGCCTCTAgtggtacaaagtggtattacgAGACTACAAGGGCCAaggctagctggttagcttgCTAACATCAGTAGATACTGTATATCTATGACACAATACACAAATGACTCTGACATAAGgccaacactgttgtttcttcacattctgttgataaggtttttgaggttttgtttttttaatgctttgaaCTATGTTGGAATCTTtcaaattgcacctttaaaaaaatgcacttttgaaaaaacaaactatcaGTGCGCAATACTACTGTGTTTCTGCCAATAAACTCACTGGCAGCTATCTGGGACTCATTTGTCTGTATAGCTGACAACACATTACAGCATTTGGTGAAACCTGCCAGGTTCATGCTAAAGACCTCATATAATTCCAGCTTTAACTGCACCTTTGGGTCCCCCTGACACAGTCTGTAATTAGCTTAGCTGTGAATCACCTGATAAGTTGCTCAGTAGGTCTTAATGCACACATACCTGAGGACGTGTTGAGGTGGGTGTCACTGGTAGACCTGACAATCTTGCCATTGACATGCTTGCactctgtgtcctcctcctgcacatCCTGGAGGTTTTGAGCTTCTGTCTGGGGAGGTGCCAGTCTTTGTGACACCACAGTTTCTGTGTCACCAGCTTGAATTTGCTGAGTGGAAACATATCAGAATATATCTTATCATTTCAGACCAACTCAATTAGACGTAATTGCtcagtgatgaaaatgatgTCTTGCAAATACCTGGTTCTGCGAGGATGGAGAGGGCAACCCCGATGGCAAGGATGAAGGGAAAGGGGTCCCAAGGAAttcctcgtcctcctcatcGTTAATGTCCCAAGCATCGTTAGTGCTGCGGGCAAACTCATGGAAACTAGAGGCCTTTTTAGACTTGAGATTGTTGAATTTGGGCTTTGTGTCTTTGAGATACCTGCAGAGGGAAATATTGAAAGatcaaataaacatacaaagacaaaaaaattgaCTGGTCATGGCAGCAGTGGCAGCTTAtatacacaaaacatttgatgaTAAAttcaaaaggaacaaaaataaatcaaatcaatgcaacaaatccaacaaaaaaGGGTAATTAAATAACTTAAGTCTCTAAATAGGCCTAACgatgtcaacaacaacaaatgtcaaCACTGGGTCACACTGGCACACTACTGGTGCATGCAATCCACGCAAGCACtcaaaacatataaaaaaacGTTCTGCAAAACGAAGTGGAAACCAGGCATGACGCAAATAAAATGCATCAACGTGGGCAACATGACACCATGTGGTCCAGCTGGGTTTAGCACTTACGTGCATCGCAACTGTGGGTCGAGAGGCGGATGCTGTGCTCCATAAACAGGTTGTACACTGTAGAGGATGACATGTGCAATGTCATACACACTTTGCCCAGCATAACTAATAAGCAAAGAATGTGTGTAGATTGCACATCCAACCCTAGTTGGGTACAGGTGCATGACATACACAGTATACCAAGGAAAGGAGAGACGTTGTCTGCACACTCAAATTTGCAAACTTGATATTGGTGCAAAGTTTTCACCTACAAGTTCTTCTTCAGGCAAACATCCACATGAACAAAAAGCAAACTACACGGACAAGAAACGATAACCTCATATGCtgtacactacatagacaaaagtgttgggacacctgACGATAACAGAAactttaatgatattgcattctaaacacttAAACAGCTGTGTAGTTGTAACACCATCTACTCTTCCGAGAAGGCTTTTCAAAAGGTTTTGGGATATTTCTGTGGGATtcttttgcccattcatgcagtagagcatttgtgaggtcagggactgatgttggacgaaaaggcctggcttccagtctctgttccagttcatcacaaaggtgtttgatgaggtTAAAGTCAGGACTCTAGTCgggtcagtcaagttctcccacaccaaactcatccaaacaagtctttatggactttgctttatgcactgagcacagtcatgctagaatagaaaaggtccttccacaaactgttgccactaagatgaagcatagcattgtccaaaatgtcttggtatgctgaagcatttagatttcccttcactggaagtaacgGGCCAAAcccaacccttgaaaaacagccccataaagaagtgtgtctgcatacttttgtctatatcagacctgggcaaactgttccacaaagggccggtgtggctgcaggttttctttccaaccaagcagcagcacaccagacttgactcatttaatcaactgatctcagtcttcagacagttgattggtcaaactgtgtgctcttggttggttggagcaaaaacccgcagccacaccggccctttgtgcccaggtctggtctatataatgtatgtgATATGCAACTTTCGGCATATGTCCTAATTTAAGTTCATTTTGCAACAcgttttaaaataaaaggtgTGTGCAATATAGAGATTATAGTTTAGAACCAATCAGTATGCAGACGAGGGGACACATAtcaaagaggagtaaaagaaatGACCTTTTgcattgattatttttttatgagaAGGATTTTATGTCAAATCTCCAAGATATTTAGGTATACTGTCGCCCAAGTGAGGATGGATGTAAGACTTGCACTTGTGGGTGAAGGCACACCTAGTGCAGCTACCACATCTATAGTCTGCGAGAGTAATAATATCTGAGAATGGACAAGGGGTGGACATATTATTTTTAAGAGAAGAGATCACTGACATAGGTGGACCGTTAAAAGACCGTTAAAGGGATCCCTGAAAACGTTTTACTTTGGGATCTGTATCAATGTGCCAGTGTTTTGTGAAGTACAGAGCCAGCAAATACAGCT
It includes:
- the tbc1d22b gene encoding TBC1 domain family member 22B, which produces MATENRINFWRRNAKVPGRYLKDTKPKFNNLKSKKASSFHEFARSTNDAWDINDEEDEEFLGTPFPSSLPSGLPSPSSQNQQIQAGDTETVVSQRLAPPQTEAQNLQDVQEEDTECKHVNGKIVRSTSDTHLNTSSVRSTLQKQHTLPVRPIIPLVARISDQNASGAPPMTVREKSRLDKFKQLLASPNTDLEELRKHSWSGIPREVRPVTWRLLSGYLPANKERRELVLKRKREEYFGFIEQYYHSRTDENFKDTYRQIHIDIPRTNPLIPLFQQPVVQEVFERILFIWAIRHPASGYVQGINDLVTPFFVVFLSEFVMEDVENFDVAALPLDTQRNIEADSFWCMSKLLDGIQDNYTFAQPGIQNKVKALEELVSRIDEDIHNHFKKYEVEYLQFAFRWMNNLLMRELPLRCTIRLWDTYQAEAEGFSRFHLYVCAAFLIEWRKEILSMVDFQGLLMLLQNLPTIHWGNEEVGLLLAEAYRLKYMFADAPSHYKR